In Streptomyces sp. 840.1, one DNA window encodes the following:
- a CDS encoding FHA domain-containing protein, with the protein MQIRLTVLAPRSGQTPARACDVLVTAPAGTALATVASGLAAAVSGPDGSLGSGAVVLFAGRERLDAQRSALGEPPLIDGAVLSLQAPGEDESTDDAVPAQLHVVAGPDAGGVHLLHGGQIRIGRSAEADVPLDDPDVSRLHCAVTVSDDGRVSVADLGSTNGTSLDGEEVRDRPVRLKPGALLRLGESTLRLTSGARTPTLETAPDGEGHLRVTRAPADPGPGYGDGSGHAYSAAAPPGPGAQTEPGFHEHEHGHGHGHGYGHSHEHGPDDEPGGQATARPGPGHPGRRLDEEAPRRGIGAWARRLAGGKGDPVHESAPDETAAPAPAPATFTALPTAPEGTWPDPAAVLLTALGPGPRLWERGIAHPEALVVRLGTTERAELPAVPVTVGLREAGSLGLAGPRDRLTGLARSAVAQLAALHSPADLEIVLISTDRARGLDERRREWSWLGWLPHLRPMHGQDCRLLLAYDREQAVARTTELVRRLDDGPLGPGWASLDRATVAEAARHYEGPFTVVIVDGDPGSSALREDTARLASAGAAAGIHLICLAETPAATPTSPVAATYEAACHASIAFRECGAVAMLSGDVATALRLLRTAGGRAAGHGTVAAVDAVSAHWAQRFGRALAPLRAEGPSGLPGRPAAVALPPSARLLDELGLARATPASLMARWASTAADQPGATVRGSGSWTGGAGDGAPGPRVGAQRTSAEPRAEGPGSGRTPYPDRQGAYEGGGSGRTPYAGRAGAYERAGGSASGRTPHPRVGGQRQEAGTGEPQSSRTLPGSDTRAWDGSADVRDSDSLRSAGSGRSSGRVSGPRQGDAPRIATADTGPHPAVRGDEGAAFAGRPVVVLGAGPRGPVSVDLADEGPHLLIEGPGGSGRTELLRAVAASLAAAARPDRLGILLVDGAGGERGESLRPCTELPHAFTHLVASDPVRMREFAQALGAEVKRRAELLGGLGFAEWHDRADAARRAAGQRQPSAPGGQHGDVESQMGGTLQLRPMARQPEPGPSPLPRLVVLVDDFDALIAPALGSPGRPAAGSVVRALETVAREGGRLGVHLVATSARPDRTEDTDLARGARLRVVLDQPRSGPVPPSPDDPAPGRGRLGHPDGRVTPFQGGRVTGRIPRTATLRPTVVPLEWERMGDPPTRRPVRELGNGPTDLALLASALERAARSVNAAPLAPLAPAHP; encoded by the coding sequence ATGCAGATCCGGCTGACCGTCCTCGCGCCGCGCAGCGGCCAGACCCCGGCGCGCGCCTGCGACGTGCTGGTCACCGCCCCCGCGGGGACGGCGCTGGCCACCGTGGCATCCGGCCTGGCCGCGGCCGTCTCCGGGCCCGACGGCTCCCTCGGCAGCGGCGCGGTCGTGCTGTTCGCCGGGCGGGAGCGGCTCGACGCGCAGCGCAGCGCCCTCGGTGAGCCGCCGCTGATCGACGGGGCGGTGCTCTCGCTCCAGGCCCCGGGCGAGGACGAGTCGACGGACGACGCCGTTCCGGCGCAGCTGCACGTGGTCGCCGGACCGGACGCGGGCGGGGTCCACCTGCTGCACGGCGGGCAGATCCGGATCGGCCGCTCGGCCGAGGCCGATGTCCCGCTCGACGACCCCGACGTCTCGCGGCTGCACTGCGCGGTGACCGTCTCGGACGACGGCCGGGTCTCGGTGGCCGACCTGGGCTCCACCAACGGCACCTCGCTGGACGGCGAGGAGGTCCGCGACCGGCCGGTCCGGCTGAAGCCCGGCGCGCTGCTGCGGCTGGGCGAGTCGACGCTCCGGCTGACCTCGGGGGCGCGCACCCCGACGCTGGAAACGGCGCCGGACGGCGAGGGCCATCTGCGGGTGACCAGGGCCCCGGCCGACCCGGGCCCCGGCTACGGGGACGGTTCGGGCCACGCGTACAGCGCGGCCGCTCCGCCCGGACCCGGCGCCCAGACCGAACCCGGCTTCCACGAACACGAACACGGACACGGGCACGGGCACGGATACGGCCACAGCCACGAGCACGGCCCGGACGACGAACCGGGCGGGCAGGCCACGGCCAGGCCCGGCCCCGGGCACCCCGGCCGCCGCCTCGACGAGGAGGCGCCCCGGCGCGGCATAGGCGCCTGGGCCCGGCGGCTCGCGGGCGGCAAGGGCGATCCGGTGCACGAGAGCGCGCCCGACGAGACGGCCGCGCCGGCCCCGGCCCCCGCCACCTTCACCGCACTGCCCACCGCCCCTGAGGGCACCTGGCCCGACCCGGCCGCCGTCCTGCTGACCGCGCTCGGCCCCGGCCCCCGGCTGTGGGAGCGCGGTATCGCGCATCCGGAGGCGCTGGTCGTCCGGCTGGGCACGACCGAGCGGGCCGAGCTGCCCGCCGTGCCGGTGACCGTGGGACTGCGCGAGGCGGGCTCACTGGGCCTCGCCGGACCACGGGACCGGCTGACGGGCCTCGCCCGCTCGGCCGTGGCGCAGCTCGCCGCCCTGCACTCCCCCGCCGATCTGGAGATCGTGCTGATCAGCACGGACCGGGCCCGCGGTCTGGACGAGCGCAGGCGCGAGTGGTCCTGGCTCGGCTGGCTGCCGCATCTGCGCCCGATGCACGGCCAGGACTGCCGGCTGCTCCTCGCGTACGACCGTGAGCAGGCCGTCGCCAGGACCACGGAACTGGTGCGCCGGCTGGACGACGGGCCGCTGGGCCCCGGCTGGGCGAGCCTGGACCGGGCGACGGTAGCCGAGGCCGCCCGGCACTACGAGGGCCCGTTCACCGTGGTGATCGTGGACGGCGACCCGGGCTCCTCGGCGCTGCGCGAGGACACCGCCCGGCTGGCCTCGGCCGGCGCGGCGGCGGGCATCCATCTGATCTGTCTGGCCGAGACCCCGGCCGCCACCCCCACTTCGCCGGTCGCCGCGACCTACGAGGCGGCGTGCCACGCCTCCATCGCGTTCCGGGAGTGCGGGGCGGTGGCGATGCTCAGCGGGGACGTGGCGACGGCCCTGCGGCTGCTGCGCACGGCGGGCGGCCGGGCCGCGGGCCACGGCACGGTCGCCGCGGTGGACGCGGTGTCGGCGCACTGGGCGCAACGATTCGGCCGGGCGCTGGCCCCGCTGCGCGCGGAGGGCCCGTCGGGGCTGCCGGGCCGGCCGGCCGCGGTGGCGCTCCCGCCCTCCGCCCGCCTGCTGGACGAGCTGGGCCTGGCCCGCGCCACCCCGGCCTCCCTGATGGCCCGCTGGGCCTCGACGGCGGCGGACCAGCCGGGCGCGACGGTGCGCGGTTCGGGCAGCTGGACGGGCGGCGCGGGCGACGGCGCCCCGGGACCGCGCGTGGGGGCGCAGCGCACGAGCGCCGAGCCCCGCGCGGAGGGGCCGGGCTCGGGCCGTACCCCCTACCCCGACCGGCAGGGCGCGTACGAAGGCGGCGGCTCGGGCCGTACCCCCTACGCCGGCCGTGCGGGCGCGTACGAGCGCGCCGGCGGATCCGCCTCCGGCCGCACCCCGCATCCCCGGGTGGGCGGGCAGCGGCAGGAGGCGGGGACCGGGGAGCCGCAGAGTTCGCGCACCCTGCCCGGCTCCGACACCCGCGCCTGGGACGGGTCCGCGGATGTGCGGGACAGCGACAGCCTGCGGTCGGCCGGTTCGGGGCGCTCCTCGGGCCGGGTCAGCGGTCCGCGCCAGGGCGACGCCCCTCGGATCGCCACCGCGGACACCGGGCCGCACCCGGCGGTCCGCGGCGACGAGGGCGCCGCCTTCGCGGGGCGGCCCGTCGTGGTCCTCGGGGCCGGTCCGCGGGGCCCGGTGAGTGTGGATCTCGCCGACGAGGGGCCGCACCTCCTGATCGAGGGGCCCGGCGGCAGCGGGCGCACCGAGCTGCTGAGGGCCGTCGCCGCGTCGCTGGCGGCCGCCGCCCGGCCCGACCGGCTCGGCATCCTGCTGGTCGACGGCGCCGGTGGCGAGCGCGGCGAGAGCCTGCGCCCGTGCACCGAACTCCCCCACGCTTTCACCCACTTGGTGGCCTCCGACCCAGTCAGGATGCGGGAGTTCGCGCAGGCGCTGGGCGCCGAGGTGAAGCGGCGGGCCGAGCTGCTCGGCGGGCTCGGCTTCGCCGAGTGGCACGACCGGGCCGACGCGGCCCGGCGGGCGGCCGGTCAGCGGCAGCCGAGCGCCCCCGGCGGACAGCACGGTGACGTGGAGTCGCAGATGGGCGGCACCCTGCAGCTGCGGCCGATGGCCCGGCAGCCGGAGCCCGGCCCGTCACCGCTGCCCAGGCTCGTCGTGCTCGTGGACGACTTCGACGCGCTGATCGCCCCGGCACTCGGCAGTCCCGGCCGGCCGGCCGCCGGTTCGGTCGTCAGGGCGCTGGAGACGGTGGCCAGGGAGGGCGGCAGGCTCGGCGTCCACCTGGTCGCGACGTCCGCGCGCCCGGACCGCACGGAGGACACCGACCTGGCGCGCGGGGCCCGGCTGCGGGTCGTGCTCGACCAGCCCCGTTCCGGCCCGGTCCCGCCGTCGCCGGACGATCCGGCGCCGGGACGGGGCCGTCTCGGCCATCCGGACGGGCGGGTGACGCCGTTCCAGGGCGGCCGGGTCACGGGCCGCATCCCGCGTACGGCGACGCTGCGGCCCACGGTCGTACCGCTGGAGTGGGAGCGGATGGGCGACCCGCCCACCCGTCGCCCGGTGCGCGAACTGGGCAACGGGCCGACCGACCTGGCGCTGCTGGCCAGCGCCCTCGAGCGCGCGGCGCGTTCGGTCAACGCGGCGCCGCTCGCGCCGCTCGCACCCGCTCATCCCTGA
- a CDS encoding serine/threonine-protein kinase, translating to MARNIGSRYTAHQILGRGSAGTVWLGDGPEGPVAIKLLREDLASDQELVGRFVQERTALLGLDHPHIVAVRDLVVDGNDLALVMDLVRGTDLRTRLDRERRLAPEAAVAIVADVADGLAAAHAAGVVHRDVKPENILLDMEGPLGPGNSHPALLTDFGVAKLIDTPRRTKATKIIGTPDYLAPEIVEGLPPRAAVDIYALATVLYELLAGFTPFGGGHPGAVLRRHVTETVVPLPGIPDELWQLLVQCLAKAPASRLRASELAARLREQLPHLAGIPPLDVDEPDDEPEPQQHGQGYDEQQYTPAAEEPRRRGAVPLVPGSSPDSNRDTHTSMRVPAPDELSGGPRGTARAPRAPGRPRPGSARNKSAAIRKRRITLGAAALILVAALGVGGWLAMSGDDAGANPQDTRNSAPGTP from the coding sequence TTGGCACGGAATATCGGCAGCCGGTACACCGCCCACCAGATCCTGGGGCGCGGCAGCGCCGGCACGGTGTGGCTCGGCGACGGCCCCGAGGGGCCCGTCGCCATCAAGCTGCTCCGCGAGGACCTCGCGTCCGACCAGGAACTCGTCGGCCGGTTCGTCCAGGAGCGCACCGCCCTGCTCGGCCTGGACCATCCGCACATCGTCGCCGTCCGCGACCTCGTGGTGGACGGCAACGACCTGGCGCTGGTCATGGACCTGGTGCGCGGCACGGACCTGCGCACCCGGCTCGACCGCGAGCGCAGGCTGGCACCGGAGGCCGCCGTCGCGATCGTCGCCGACGTCGCGGACGGCCTCGCCGCCGCGCACGCCGCCGGGGTGGTCCACCGCGACGTCAAGCCGGAGAACATCCTGCTCGACATGGAGGGCCCGCTCGGGCCCGGCAACTCCCACCCCGCGCTGCTCACCGACTTCGGTGTGGCCAAGCTGATCGACACCCCGCGCCGCACCAAGGCCACCAAGATCATCGGGACGCCGGACTACCTGGCCCCCGAGATCGTCGAGGGCCTCCCGCCGCGCGCCGCCGTCGACATCTACGCCCTCGCGACGGTGCTGTACGAGCTCCTCGCCGGCTTCACGCCCTTCGGCGGCGGCCACCCCGGCGCCGTACTGCGCCGCCACGTCACCGAGACCGTCGTCCCGCTCCCCGGCATCCCCGACGAGCTGTGGCAGCTGCTGGTCCAGTGCCTGGCCAAGGCCCCGGCCTCCCGGCTGCGCGCCTCCGAGCTGGCCGCCCGGCTGCGCGAACAGCTCCCGCACCTCGCCGGCATCCCGCCGCTGGACGTGGACGAGCCGGACGACGAGCCCGAGCCCCAGCAGCACGGGCAGGGCTACGACGAGCAGCAGTACACCCCGGCAGCCGAGGAGCCCCGCCGCCGGGGCGCCGTCCCGCTGGTCCCCGGCTCGTCCCCCGACTCCAACCGGGACACCCACACGAGCATGCGCGTCCCGGCCCCGGACGAGCTCTCCGGCGGCCCCCGCGGCACCGCCCGCGCCCCACGCGCCCCCGGCCGGCCCCGCCCCGGCTCGGCCCGCAACAAGTCGGCGGCCATCCGCAAGCGCCGGATCACCCTGGGTGCGGCGGCACTGATACTCGTCGCGGCACTAGGTGTCGGCGGCTGGCTGGCGATGAGCGGCGACGACGCGGGGGCGAACCCCCAGGACACCCGGAATTCGGCCCCCGGCACGCCCTGA
- a CDS encoding serine/threonine-protein kinase produces MRPVGSKYLLEEPLGRGATGTVWRARQREAAGAEAAVTGQPGELVAIKVLKEELANDADVVMRFLRERSVLLRLTHENIVRTRDLVVEGDLLALVMDLIDGPDLHRYLRDNGPLSPVAASLLTAQIADALAASHADGVVHRDLKPANVLVSERDGEMHPMLTDFGIARLADSPGLTRTHEFVGTPAYVAPESAEGRPQTSAVDIYGAGILLYELLTGRPPFAGGTALEVLQRHLSEEPRRPSTVPAPLWTVIERCLSKDPDRRPSAENLARALRTVAAGIGVHANSAQIAAADGVAVLLAPDPAPTAVPETPGAADPTQVLPSNAGSYDPNAATSVMQHNAGQGGGHADPTAVMPPVPTQPEGAPQPDGPHPWQSQLQAARDRNDQTQVQYLDPSQDPLRRRPQRQPQQQQQQQGRQQQYPPQNRQQSQQQYQPQQQYQPQQQQYQPQQQRQQYAPPQQPQQPQQPAQRPPREPRQRSANPMKIPGLGCLKGCLFTLVLLVVASWLIWELTPLKDWIGQGESYWHAISDAASQVSDWVSALGGSGN; encoded by the coding sequence GTGCGGCCGGTAGGCAGCAAGTACCTGCTCGAGGAGCCGCTGGGACGCGGCGCCACGGGCACCGTCTGGCGCGCCCGCCAGCGCGAGGCCGCGGGAGCCGAGGCGGCCGTCACAGGCCAGCCCGGCGAGCTCGTCGCGATCAAGGTCCTCAAGGAGGAGCTCGCCAACGACGCGGATGTCGTGATGCGGTTCCTGCGCGAGCGCTCCGTGCTGCTGCGGCTGACCCACGAGAACATCGTGCGCACCCGTGACCTGGTCGTGGAGGGAGACCTCCTCGCCCTGGTGATGGACCTGATCGACGGCCCCGACCTGCACCGCTACCTCCGCGACAACGGCCCGCTCTCCCCGGTCGCAGCCTCGCTGCTCACCGCGCAGATCGCGGACGCGCTCGCCGCCAGTCACGCCGACGGCGTCGTCCACCGCGACCTGAAGCCCGCCAACGTGCTGGTCTCCGAGCGCGACGGCGAGATGCACCCGATGCTCACCGACTTCGGCATCGCCCGGCTCGCGGACTCCCCGGGGCTGACCCGGACGCACGAGTTCGTCGGCACCCCGGCCTACGTGGCGCCCGAGTCCGCCGAGGGCCGCCCGCAGACCTCCGCCGTCGACATCTACGGTGCCGGGATCCTGCTCTACGAGCTGCTCACCGGCCGCCCGCCGTTCGCCGGGGGCACCGCCCTCGAAGTCCTGCAGCGCCACCTCAGCGAGGAGCCGCGCCGCCCCAGCACGGTCCCCGCGCCCCTGTGGACGGTCATAGAGCGCTGCCTGAGCAAGGACCCGGACCGACGTCCCAGCGCCGAGAACCTGGCCCGCGCGCTGCGCACCGTGGCCGCCGGTATCGGCGTGCACGCGAACTCGGCGCAGATCGCCGCCGCCGACGGGGTGGCCGTCCTGCTCGCGCCCGACCCGGCGCCCACCGCCGTCCCGGAGACGCCCGGCGCGGCGGACCCGACGCAGGTGCTGCCGAGCAACGCCGGCTCGTACGACCCGAACGCGGCCACCAGCGTCATGCAGCACAACGCCGGCCAGGGCGGCGGCCACGCCGATCCCACCGCGGTCATGCCGCCCGTCCCGACGCAGCCCGAGGGCGCCCCGCAGCCCGACGGGCCGCACCCGTGGCAGTCCCAGCTGCAGGCCGCCCGCGACCGCAACGACCAGACGCAGGTCCAGTACCTCGACCCGAGCCAGGACCCGCTGCGCCGCCGCCCCCAGCGCCAGCCGCAGCAGCAACAGCAGCAGCAGGGCCGCCAGCAGCAGTACCCGCCGCAGAACCGGCAGCAGTCTCAGCAGCAGTACCAGCCGCAGCAGCAATACCAGCCTCAGCAACAGCAGTACCAGCCGCAGCAGCAGCGTCAGCAGTACGCGCCGCCGCAGCAGCCTCAGCAACCCCAGCAGCCTGCTCAGCGCCCGCCCCGCGAGCCCAGGCAGCGCAGCGCCAACCCGATGAAGATCCCCGGCCTCGGCTGCCTCAAGGGCTGCCTGTTCACGCTGGTCCTGCTCGTCGTCGCGAGCTGGCTGATCTGGGAACTCACCCCGCTGAAGGACTGGATCGGCCAGGGTGAGAGCTACTGGCACGCGATCAGCGACGCCGCGAGCCAGGTCAGCGACTGGGTCTCGGCACTGGGTGGCAGCGGCAACTGA